In the Sus scrofa isolate TJ Tabasco breed Duroc chromosome 6, Sscrofa11.1, whole genome shotgun sequence genome, one interval contains:
- the MT1A gene encoding metallothionein-1A: MDPNCSCPTGGSCSCAGSCTCKACRCTSCKKSCCSCCPAGCARCAQGCICKGASDKCSCCA; this comes from the exons ATGGACCCCAACTGCTCCTGCCCCACAG GTGGCTCCTGCAGCTGTGCAGGCTCCTGCACGTGCAAAGCCTGCAGATGCACCTCCTGCAAGAAGA gctgctgctcctgctgccccGCGGGCTGTGCCAGGTGTgcccagggctgcatctgcaaaggGGCCTCGGACAAGTGCAGCTGCtgtgcctga